From Larus michahellis chromosome 8, bLarMic1.1, whole genome shotgun sequence, one genomic window encodes:
- the ALG6 gene encoding LOW QUALITY PROTEIN: dolichyl pyrophosphate Man9GlcNAc2 alpha-1,3-glucosyltransferase (The sequence of the model RefSeq protein was modified relative to this genomic sequence to represent the inferred CDS: substituted 1 base at 1 genomic stop codon), which yields MEKWSLMTITVLLALTVRWTVSLGSYSGAGKPPMYGDYEAQRHWQEVTYNLPIRQWYFNTSDNNLLYWGLDYPPLTAYHSFLCAYIAKLINPDWIALHTSRGYESQPHKLFMRTTVFVADLLVYIPAVILYCFSLKETSTKKKVSSALCILLYPGLILIDHGHFQYPXTIYNSVSLGFALWGVLCLSYDWDLLGSVAFCLALNYKQMELYHSLPFFCYLLGKCFKKGLKGKGLVLLTKIAGTVVVSFAVCWLPFCTDMAQIMQVLRRLFPIDRGLFEDKVANIWCSLSVLIKIKNIVSPQTQLKLSFAVTFLSLLPTCIKLTVQPSLRGFKFALVSCALSFFLFSFQVHEKSILLVSVPVCLIINEIPFMATWFLLVSTFSMLPLLLKDGLLLPYAVTMLAFLSVCTASFSIFEKTSAEDLQLKPFSLSLKGYVSWFKSFPKIVRSLFLLSVTLMGVLSLASAAVPPPQRLPDLFPLSVSVISCLHFLLFLVYFNVVILWDSKNSRSQKKIS from the exons ATGGAGAAGTGGAGCTTAATGACAATTACTGTTTTACTAGCACTTACTGTACGCTGGACTGTATCGCTTGGTTCTTATTCAG GTGCAGGAAAACCACCTATGTATGGAGACTATGAAGCTCAGAGACACTGGCAAGAAGTTACTTACAATTTGCCCATCAGGCAGTG gtacTTCAATACAAGTGATAACAACCTACTGTACTGGGGCCTTGATTATCCACCTCTTACTGCCTATCACAGTTTTCTGTGTGCTTACAT TGCAAAGTTAATAAATCCTGATTGGATTGCTCTGCACACATCTCGGGGGTATGAGAGTCAGCCACATAAGTTATTTATGCGTACAACAG tgtttgttgcTGATTTGCTGGTTTATATTCCTGCAgttattttatattgtttttccttgaaagaaacaTCTACTAAAAAGAAG GTTTCCAGCGCTCTCTGCATCCTGCTTTATCCAGGCCTCATTCTTATTGACCACGGACACTTCCAGTATCCTT AAACCATATACAACTCAGTGAGCCTGGGCTTTGCCTTGTGGGGCGTTCTTTGTTTGTCTTATGACTGGGACCTTTTGGGGTCAGTGGCATTTTGCTTGGCCTTAAATTATAAGCAAATGGAACTCTACCATTCTCTGCCCTTTTTTTGCTATTTACTTGGAAAGTGCTTCAAGAAGGGACTGAAAGGAAAGGG ATTAGTGTTGTTAACTAAAATAGCAGGGACAGTGGTGGTTTCCTTTGCTGTCTGCTGGCTCCCGTTCTGTACCGACATGGCACAAATCATGCAAGTACTCAGAAGACTCTTTCCCATTGACCGAGGCTTGTTTGAG gATAAAGTAGCCAATATTTGGTGCAGTCTAAGTGTCCTTATAAAGATAAAGAATATAGTATCACCTCAAACTCAACTAAAACTCAG CTTTGCTGTAACATTCCTGAGCCTGCTTCCTACTTGTATAAAACTGACCGTCCAGCCTTCTCTGCGAGGATTTAAATTTGCTTTG GTTAGTTGTGCATTGtcatttttcctgttctcctttcAAGTACATGAAAAATCTATTCTTCTAGTGTCAGT ACCAGTCTGCTTAATCATAAATGAAATCCCCTTTATGGCTACGTGGTTTTTACTTGTATCAACTTTCAG TATGTTGCCCCTTCTGCTGAAGGACGGCCTGCTGCTGCCCTACGCTGTGACCATGCTGGCATTCCTCTCAGTCTGCACGGCTTCCTTTTCCATATTTGAGAAGACGTCAGCAGAGGACCTGCAGCTGAaacccttctccctttccctgaaGGGCTATGTGTCTTGGTTCAAGTCTTTTCCCAAGATTGTCAGGAGTCTG TTTCTTCTTTCCGTAACCCTGATGGGCGTCCTGTCTCTAGCCAGCGCTGCAGTGCCTCCTCCACAGAGGTTACCAGACTTATTCCCTCTATCCGTGTCCGTTATTTCTTGCTtacactttttattatttttggtgtATTTTAATGTTGTTATACTCTGGGACTCAAAGAATAGTAGAAGTCAGAAGAAAATCAGTTAA